AATGAAGAGGGAGACTTCCCGCCGAACGATGAGCAACAGGACGGTTCGAACGTCGATCGTGAGATTATGGGGGTCACTAGCCGAGGGACAGCACCGCGCGTGTCGCGACGGAAGCGGTCCGAGTATGCACGATCATGGAACCGATCCAGTTCTCGACGACGCGTTGGAGAAACAGGATCCAAATATCGTTCTCGATCCAGGCACTAAGTCTTTTAATTTGAGACTCTGTCAGCTTGGCTGTCTTTGTTGAGGAGATTGCACGGCTGGACGAGGGCAGGTTGCAACCAGACATGTTAAAAATTACAGTACTCAGGCGCTGGTAtggaacaacaacagcaggtCTCAAACAGAATAATTGAAAACCACGAAATGAATGTCCAATTTAAATATTGCGCAGACGCTGCGCCGCACTCATACGGTTGGGGCGAATCTGACTATTACTAGTCTGCCATCGCTATTATGGCCCGATGCGATTTCTTGTAAGGAGTCGACCTGGAGATCGTTACTAGCCCTGTCTTCCTGAATTCGCCTTGtcaagtgaagaagaggtaaATGCCACGTTCAGCACACAACCGTATACATGGCCAGTAATTTGCGGCAGCGTCAACTGAGAAAGGCGGCATGAATCTGTCAGAAGACCCCGAAACAAGTCATCCAGGTACGTGTGTCCAGAAGCTGGCAAGAGTCGGTATACAATATGCCGGGTTCCCCTCTCGGCGGACGCGTTCGCCGCGAGGTAGGCAAGTTTTTTGTTGCTCGTTGTTTGACCCCGTAATGCATCACGGAAAGGGAAGTATCTTTCAGCTCGCCATAATGGGCTTGCTTACGCGCGAGTTCTGTCTGTCTTTTCGTCCATAGCAGTACAGCTCAATCTCGTCAAAATGGTCATATTGAGACGGAAGCTGCATGATGTCCTTATGCAGACTGAAAAGATTAACTGAGTCCATCAGGCTGAAAAATACCTCTTCGCTATCATGTCGTCTCTTTAAAGCCACCAGGACTACAGCTCCAGGCGATATCTGGACCAAACGGTCCAGCACATCGACCAGTGCCGGCAGGCTGTCCGCGTTGTACGTGCAATCCGAAACAAGAATGAGGTCAATGTGGCCGTCACATAAATCGCCCGGCAGCTTCTCATCCCAATCAAGTGGTTGATATCTAACCCGGGACAATGGAGCTGGCCTTGCAACGGCTATGTTTTTCATgacaatctcctcaactTCATCAAGATCTGTAAGTAAAACCGAGCAATGCGGGACGAGCTCTGCTAGCGCTATACCCACAATACCGCAGCCAGACCCCAATTCAATGACGTGAAGAGGGGCGCTGCCTTGGCCTTGTAGCAGGCTCCCGAGCAGAGATGCCGCGGACCCTGGAGTCTTAGCGATAGCTTGCTCAAGGTATATAACCGATGCGATAGCTGCATCCCTGCGGATGCAACATATGTCTTCTTAGAACGATAACCAGATAGGGATTTAGAAGCCTCACCAGATGTGCCGGGCAATGCTGTTGCCGGTTTCCTCCCATATCCGGAGATCCAATTGATCCTTTGGGCGGAAGCGTCGCTCGATAAGCTTCTCAGCCACAAGAGACTCTGACCCTCCAAACGGCGCGCTCCACCCTGATATGACTAGAGGGAGTTTAGAGGTGTCGAGCAGATGATCTGAACCAGGTGAGTTCGTCCGTTGATGGTCAGTTGCGATTACACCTAGCACGATAGCCTCCTGAGATAGTCTGGCAGAAAATGGACCTAAGGATAGCGGAAGCTCGCGCCTTCCTGCTTTCCACTGTAGGCTGTCTTTATACAGGATCCTGTCTGAGCCATTGGAACTCAATGTCACCTGCAAATCGATATCTTGTGCTAGAAATGCATCTCCTAGATCGGTGGTGATGGATATGAGGGCAGTTACAGTGACGAGCCCCGCTTTTTGACTCTGAAATCTAGGAGTCTTAAGAAAACGAATGTAATACACCATTTTTCAAATCACAGACGGACAAATGATTGACGGCCCTAGGGAGGTGGATTCTGGTAAATATTTACTAATATGGATGATTTGAAAGTTAACTGTCCTAATGATGGCACGTGCCGCTGACTAAGCTGCCAAGTCCGGAAATGACATCGCAGAGCGGAGGCGGTGCCCTCATTCCTGAGGCAGTGAGGCACACCACTTCCCAACTATCGCATGCTGTCTACACGCCATATGGACATATCGATGGGGCTGACGATCGAGCCACCAATTGCCGatatcattcattccatcGATTCATTTCGATGTGATTCTTTTGGGACAGACTTAAAGCATCTCAAAGCCTCCGCCGTTGCCTGAGCGTCATACCCAAACGGGATACCTTATCATCAAAATGATGCGACCCAGAGACCCTCGGGTCCGTCAGACGATCAACCAGATCTCCCACAACTTAGAAACTGCGAACGAGACGGCGCAGGAGGGACTCTACGCATTTTCGCACCACTATATCCTACCTTGTCTCTCTTCGATTGGAAACTGCATCTACGCATGTACGGCCCCGTGTCTTCCTAGTCGGGAGGACCATCTTCGACgtcgaagacgaggacgTGCGGAAGCCAGCTTTGACTTTTACGATGATTGggataatgatgatgccaatgACAGCTTGCTTGGATGGGGCACGGACGAGCTCGACAGGCTGCTGGCGGGGAGCGGCTTGACGCGCGGGGGCGCCGAACAGCCACGCAGACAGCGTAAAATGAGCTACGGTACTCGAGGTGCGAGGCGCAAGAGCAGTGTTTTGGTACCAGATAATCGAAATGATCCGACTGTTATTCCAAGCTCATCCTTCCTGGGATTCTTGGAGCGTTTCCCTTGGAGACTGGGAGCG
The Aspergillus fumigatus Af293 chromosome 4, whole genome shotgun sequence DNA segment above includes these coding regions:
- a CDS encoding protein N-lysine methyltransferase family protein, with product MVYYIRFLKTPRFQSQKAGLVTVTALISITTDLGDAFLAQDIDLQVTLSSNGSDRILYKDSLQWKAGRRELPLSLGPFSARLSQEAIVLGVIATDHQRTNSPGSDHLLDTSKLPLVISGWSAPFGGSESLVAEKLIERRFRPKDQLDLRIWEETGNSIARHIWDAAIASVIYLEQAIAKTPGSAASLLGSLLQGQGSAPLHVIELGSGCGIVGIALAELVPHCSVLLTDLDEVEEIVMKNIAVARPAPLSRVRYQPLDWDEKLPGDLCDGHIDLILVSDCTYNADSLPALVDVLDRLVQISPGAVVLVALKRRHDSEEVFFSLMDSVNLFSLHKDIMQLPSQYDHFDEIELYCYGRKDRQNSRVSKPIMAS